TTGTActtattccgataagggtagtctggtaatttttACCGTCATCGGAAGAAGCGGatatgtcaaagtcaaatttctataaagtcatgacttgttgacttggtcttgatcctgttttctaatattaagaaaattaaaaagaaaaagaaaaatgtattttgatttatagaaatgaaatataaatgttagtttgtacaaatgtgggaaattagtgacaagtaaaattcaaagtgttataattttggggttgctttagatgtggtgaaatatttgggtggaatcatcactttgaattataattgtgattgtctgtaaaattgtcaacaaatattattgtgactaataaaagaatttaatattcctaattattatcacgaatacaaaatttaataacagttataactgttgtatgacttatcacaggtgtatctgtgactgaaaaataaactttgacagattGCACTGTTATAAAATCCTGATTTTGGTGTAGTGTCTCTGGTAAAAACATCGGTTACATTATCCGCACCCACACTAATCATAGTATATATCTCAAAATTTATCTTCAAACCAGTAAGAGTTTCAAAAATCGCCAAAATAATTAGAAGTCTCCTAACTCCTTCCACGCTTGCATCAATGAAAATCAGTGTATCATCCacaaaatgaagatgagaaataATAGTTCCATGATCCACCACTTGAAAGACAGATAGTTATCCTCTTTTCACTGCATAAATATGTATTAGTTTAGATAATACTTCCACCaccaataaaaacaaatgaaGAGACACTGAATCTCCTTGTCTTAATCCTTTAGTTGGTTTGAATTTCTCCGTCGAACTACCATTCACCAACATCGACAAATGCGAAGAAGTAACACACCAACTAATCCAAGAAATCCATCTATCGCCATAATCATGCTTCTTTAAGATTGTAAATAGAGATTTCCAATTAATGTTGTCAAAAACTTTCTCCGTATCAATCTTGCAAAGAATACCGGACATTTTAGCTTTCAATATGTTAtctgttggaaaaaattgggtttcacaaaggatgaatgaatcagagaagaaagtgttgcactccaaaactttcaaggcttgtataaatttcttttagacaaatatttctaccctcccaataacaattggcgattacaacaggtatgcgaaatattgccttcaggatacaatgaaagccctgcaacgaaaactgaattcaaggtttgtaccccttgattcaatcaagaacacacaaagagatttctgatttctgatgatgctttttgaaaaagagaaaacagattgatttttcttatttgttaaacgaaactgggagaagctatttataaagggttttgcacctgttgggaataggtttttattcgccaacaggtttctattcacgaaacgtcaggttccttcatcaacagacatcaatggtgtcttttggattcgaaattttcgaacaggcttttatcggccaaataaaaccgtcaattgacgatgccccccaggaccccccctttggttagcgacgttgaaaatattccaacattatCCACATATTCATTCGCAATAAACACTCCATCAAgtatttatttttcatgaatgAAAGCTCCTCGGATATCATATATAATATCACGCATCACCTTCTTCAATCTAGGTGCAAGTAACTTACATAAAATTTTATACACACTACTGATAAGACCTACCACTACCGGTGAAAGACCGATAAGCCAAAAAAACATTAGCAACACAGTAAAACAGAATGTACAATACCGATATGTCAAGCGTAGTCTTTCACATTGAGAGAGATATAtggaaaagaaaattaaaagccATGTACAAGCACAAAAATTAAAACTGTTTGCACGAGAATTCACATAAGTGTCACGGTACCGAGTCTCACCAAGAAAAATCCATCTCTAAATATATGGTCTCTTTCGGCATGGCATTGAATCAATATTGAATGAAGTATTCCATTTCCCTTTTATATGACTTAGCTTTTGCATCCAAGAGGCCTCTTATATAAATAATCCCCCGCTTATCACAGCATAGCTAGTTGGCTTCAATTTTGGATTTCCTAATCAatgatatattttctttattttaggaAAAATGTAATTTGAAGAAATGCGATGTAGGAAAAAATTGAATTGTGTAAACGGTATAGTACATATTAGGAATTATATGCttaaatctaggttttgtatatGAAAACTCAGCATCTAATTCAAGAAGACACTTTTTGAGGTGTTTTGAGAATCAACCTGATGTTTGATTGGAATACCAGTGtcttagattttgaaaacaactCCAGGGATGTTAGAGCTACACTTAATATAATTACAGTAAAAGAAAATTTCTGACGAAGAGATGCACAAGAGTTTATTTTTACGACATACCTGATGAATAGAACAATGTAAATAGTAAACGAGCGTGGAGAGTTCCTCCTACAACACTTATGTGAATATTTACCATTTTCTTATGGATTTTTTACTTCGTCTATCTAGTCTTTGAACTGAAATTGATTAATTTATAATTCATAAAAGAGAAATTATGCTTTGGTACCTAAATTTTTGCTACCACATGGTACATAGCGGATGCTGACAGTGACAGTAACCTCcatagagtttctactgtagtTAGTATTATGCATGGTACACAacggaagtttttttttttttgtgaagaaaAGAGTCCAATatttctctatataaaaatagagtttttcgAGCGTTGTGGttaaccggagcttctggttgattctggccccaccattttATATTTCGaccaataaaatttgatgaaaatctATTAGCCCCACAATATATTATTCGACCAATCACCTTCTAACATATAATTACCTAAAAAATACTAAATgttatataattttgaaaacattacaaaaaaaaagtatAGACAACTTTAATATTGtcgaaaaaaacaaaaattatacaTGGAATATGTTTGCGAAACCATAATAAATTAAATATACAAtattcatcatgatttcatcataaaattaaatcGATCATAATATTTAAAAATTAATAGTCCAATGTCCATTTACAGTTTTTATAATAAAACTCGCCTAATTACAACTCCAAGCTACCGGTAGAATAAAATACTTCAATTTAATTGTTGCAATTACACGTTAAGTTGATATTAAATAGCCGGATCATTGATTAAATTTAAGTCcatgattaaaagaaaaaatatctgaTTTGTGGATGTCACACATGAATTGAGTAATCTTCTTTTAAGAGCTTATGAAAGGGTTGTTAACCCTGTAAAAATTAAACATAATCATTAAGTGTAAAATCATGATTAAATTGGTAGGACATTTTAATTAAGCAAAAATCACCAAACAATAAAATTATGGTagtggaaaaagaaaaagaaaaaataatgaaaaagagaATCGTTGTCAGagaccaaaaaaaattaaaattgcaTATTTTATCGAAAGATATCAAAATAATGAtatagatattatttccatagaTAAagttttacttttgttttctcataATATCGTACATTCCATAAAAAAAACACCGTTCCAAAATCTGTGTAAAATAATGCTCAAAATATTTTCGGAAAAAAAAGATTGCAACAAGTAACTTAATGTGGCCATCCATATATTTTAAGCCATTCAAGAGCATATCTTGATATATTTCGTAATAATGAATTTCTAAAGATTTTCTCGAAGAGATTTATGGGTATAAATAAACAAAGTAATCTTCCAgagtattttatttttggaaaatacaaCATTACTTCCAAATTACTTGGTTTAGTTTCCTATTCGATTATAAAACTACTCATTTATCTCGGCTTGGCATCTCAATATATAAAACgtgcaatcaaaaccaaaaatctcACTGGTGTCGTGTCGTCGGTTTTCTCTTCCAACATGATTTTTTAGTGCAGTTTGGTTTTCTGTATTTAtttatcatttttgttttttcatgcttacgctattttttttttgatccatgTTGTGTAATTTTGCAGACCAATCAGAAGACGTGCTCAAAATCCATGCTGCTACTTTCCATCGATAATAAATCGGTAATATTTTCTAGTTGATTCTAAAACTTCATGCAGAGAAAAGAGTTCTATGGTTTTGTCATGTGATAATAAAGTATCAGTTGTTTTTGGGCTTAATCCATGATTGTCGTTAGTTTTGAAGATATCATGGAAAGTGCATTCAGTTGATTCTGGTTCCCTCTTCGAAGACATCTCAGGTGATTTTCTTTTGTGAATAGTTCTTTGTTGTGTAGATCTGATGGATCAAAACGAGTTAGAGAAGCTATTTTTGTCATGTGCTCAGTGCTCTATGTCGTGAGAAACAATAATTGATCTTCCTTTTATCCGTGACCGTGTCTACACAACCCTAATACCAAttgatttgttttcttatttgcaGTTGGTGATAGTTTTGGAAGAGTTTTGCAAGAGTTGGAGTATTCAGTTACGATTTTGCATTTTTGTTGATTCCCATTACAAAAATTCTAAACATACAACACGTTTAGAAAATACAACACAAAAACAACCTTCTCACGTAACTTTTATTATTTTGGTTATATAATTCGTccctgacactacttttttgataataatattttttcatTCCGTTCCTTTTATGATTCAAAAATTGGTGTAGTATACCCATGTATTTAACTTATTGTGGTATTCATCAATCCGAATGTTCTGCAAGTGCATGAATTCACAAAGGCATACAGCTTAAAGTTTTTCAGTTACATACTAACAATCAGAGCAATCCATATAGGTTATTGTTACTATACCGAAGTCTCTTGCATTTCAAATATCTGGCACAATTAATATTTCCAGATTCTGTTTCTTGCATTTCAAATTTCTTGAACGTTCCAAACTAAACCAGTATGGATTTCTTCTAGTGGAGGTTTTTGGTTGCTATAAGATCTATCCATGCTGCAATATGGTCAATACCAGATGAGCTTTGCTGTCTGGTATTTCTAAGAACTGAAACCTGCACAAAATTTAAGCAAAAAAAGTCAAACAGAAGTTTATAAACTCTCCACATACTACCAGATCTCGATATGGATTCCTCTACAgagtcatatatatatatgactatTCTCTTGACTCTGTATACCTGAATGACAAGGCAGGCGCCTGTAATGGTAAGGAAACACTAAAACGATACAGCGGTGGGGAAGAATAATATGTGCTAATAGGTACAATGTCGTAACCGTTTTAATAAATGTGATTTAGAAATCATGGAGGTTGGTAAAATATATACGAGAAAGCATAGACTTTCTTTGACAGGGAACGACCCAAAAATGTACTGGTAGAATATCCCTAATGGTGCATAGTAATTGGGATTTCTCTATAGAAATTTATGCACAAGTAAAAGCATAAAATGTGCGAAATTAATAATGAAACGTGAAAATTTATTTATGTGGAAGAAGTAGAATCATAAATTTATAAATGGGCTTGATACTAATTTTAAAAAATTTCCTACATTAAAATCTGCTGGGTCAAATGTACGGACGGGCTATAGCCCCTTGATAAGCCCGTCCCCGTTCTTTGAGAAGCTATGTTATGACAGATACAATATATGTAAGTATGTAATACAGAAACACCACGTGCTACTGTGAATCTACAATTGCAAAAAAATTGGGACTATACGGCTTGCACTCATGCATCTACAATAGTTGCAAAAATATTGGTAATATATGGCTTGCAGACCTTGCAAAAAAAGACGTAGGATATGTGCACAATCATAGTTCCCATAGAAATTATCGAGGTGATAATTGTACAAGAAGAATACGTATTGTTGTGTTATTTTTTGAAGTATTTCAGAAAAAAAGTGGAAGATGAAACAGAAGCTGTGACGACTATCACATGGCTTAATGCTAGGTTATTTACTTCGAAGTGCTAAATATCATGTTAACTGCGAAACATACTTACATGACGTAAATAAAAAAGGAGCTAATTACATTACATGATTCATTTCAAAAACAACGGACCTGGGATAATGGAAGCACAGATAAACGATTATAGTTTAATTCTAAGTCTGTATACAAAAAATATCCTACATTAAAAAGACATTTTAGGCATCACAATATTACAGAATGTTATGTATATATATTCGAAAAGAATCTAAGTCAACAAAATGTTCAAGAAATAGCAAGTATTATACCCATTGACTTTTATGAACGACACCATGCTTTGCACGAATCTTCCTCAGCTGtaattaagaaacaacaaaatgttTTAAAAATACCATGTTAGATGCATAAAAAGAAGAAGAGCACAATGTACAATGAAAGTTGTTGTTTAGAATGTGAAAGAAGAAAACTTGACCTCCATTGGTCTACGATCATCTAATCGGAGGCCTTTGGGTTAACCTACTTTATCTCTGAGAAAAGAACTCAAGCAGGTATGagaaaatttaattaaaaaagaTGACTTAAGATTTAATAGACGTCATTTAGGGAAGGATTTTGATTATTAAAGATTACCCTAACGCAGGGGTGGAGCCAAAATATTTGACAACCGTAGAAAAACCCTTCATTTCCTCCTGTCTTTTATATTTAGCCCACCAAATATTAGTATATTTATCCCACCAAACTCTTAACATTTCAATATTTTCATTTTAGCACCCTTGATATAATTTTCTCGTTCCGCCACAGCCGCTACGATTGGGTCTTACCATTCACTAGAGAAAAGACCGCGGTTTAGAGGAGTGATTACCACTCACGTTCTTTATTCACTGGGAATCCCCACTAGAAGAGATTGATAACGACAAATGGTTGTCCGTTTTTGAAAagtgaaaaattgataatcattGTCCGTTTTTGAGATAAATACTATGTAATTTAGTTGAGTTAAGTGGGGTCTTTTAATAAAAAAGAATGGTAATCTAAATGATATAATTATTTGCTTAAATATATATCCCGGAACGCAAAAACTACCTAATTCGTAATATTAAGTTACATGGAAAATATTTGCATAGAATAACAAATGTATATAACATATTCATAATCATTATTTTCAGAAATATAAGTAGCTCCATgtaaaaaataaaacatatataaattaggttagaaaattaCATATAAAGAGAAAATAACTGATTCATTTCATGCATAAGTTCCTTGCATGGTATGTGACAAAGTTAATAAAAAAAACAAGTTCATGGCATACCTGTATTCAGGAGAAGAACGTGAATACCTATGCAGATATTATGCATCTTTTGCTTCCGAGAACCACACTAAAGCGGTACAGCTGTATACTATAAAATTTCTAAACAAGATTGAAAATACTTATAGGATGCATCATAAACTACGATTGAAAATTGGAGTGATAATTATTCTCTTGATTAACCTATCCAACACATGAGGCAATGTTGAGGCCACAATGTTAATATAACACGGCTAAGATACACATGAAATTATTGCAGAAGTACTAACTGGAGCTACAATTAGGGAAAAAGTAGTAGTAGGAAGAGAAATTGAGAAATATAGGCCTATTTGAAACCCACTTTACAAATATATGCCCGTTTTTTCTCTTCAACTTTTCAAATATATGCGTGTCTCCATTTTCCCATCAATCTTGGTTAAGTcctattatatttttatttatttacccTTTCCTTAGTGCAATGTTGACCTTCTTCATCATTCTTAAGGTTCGTTAACCTCATTTCATAATCCTTTCACCATTTTCAGGTTTGTTACATAATTCTCCAAAAGGGTTCATTATTCGCGCGCAAGTGCATGGTTTAGGgttcatgattcaagttttttaATTCAGGGTTCATTGTTCCAAGTTCAGGGTTCCCAAGTTATAGGTTTCATGGTTTTTAGTTGGTGGGAAATCGACCTTGCACAAAGGAGATTCGATTCAGGATATTTAAAGACTTTTTAATAGGTGAAATAACTGCTACCTTGCACTTAACTGGACGAAATCCGtttttacaacaacaaaaaaaacaacagtGGGACCAAGTCAAAACACGGGCCTATATTTGAAAacgccaaaaaaaaaacacaggcgTATACTTCCAAATAGAATGTGATGAAATCAAAGGATACAATACTATATgttattcttcaaaaaaaaaaaaagacttactAGATTTCAATTTTCGATAAAAATATGCTTTGCAATGCACATGGACAATTGTTGGGCACATCGCTTACACAATGCCGAGTACTACTTCAGATCATGAGCTTTGATGGAAATGAAAATCAGACGTACGTTGGCATTTGAAATGCAGCTTATGgaacatcaaaataaaaaaaataattttctcaAGAAAAATGATTTATCATATGGACATACCAAAAGATAAATCAAAACAATTGTGCGTCAACTCATTCCTGACAATTTCAGATCTATAGACTGTATTATTCTTCAAGCACTGACGAATTTTTGGAAAGGGAGATTATGCAACAACCATTATCATTTTAAATCGACCTTGATATTATTTTGTTGCACATCAACTCAAATATTAACTTATTAGTTATATTGATTATTCATTCATTCCATAAACAAGGAACTGTCGCACGGGTGATAAACTAATTTTATTAAATATGAACATCTATGGGGTAAGAAATCTACAAAAAATTATTCGTTATAATTACATTAAGAAAATTTGGGCAGGTATGTTGCCATACATTTGTCGGAATGTTGTTGTTTGTTATTTACTGTGTGTTGTTGTTTCGTTGACACAGCGGAAGCTGACCGTGACAGTAACCTCCATCCCAAATTTTTGTCACacagtaaaaaagaacaaaaaaaaaaatcccatggAATTAGTGGGACATATAATATTTGAGATTAGCGGATAAGCTAGATTTTTGGAATCTCAAAAGTGATGTCACCTCCGACGTGTGAGTGCAAGACAAAGACGGGAGTCCATGATTACTATCCAAAAGAGCCTCTAATCGCACGGCTAAAAATTGTCCAAATTCAGAAAAACAGGTCGACAGGCCCCACATATCATCATGATGTCGATCATATTTTCACCATCACCCGACTTTAACGCCAGACAGATAATAATTTTCTCCTCGGATTCCAACCATCTTTCTCTCGTAAATCGCAGTAACACGAATCTCTACGACTCCTCCCATTGGTCAACCAAAATATCCTAGTCAGCAATAATCACCAATCACGAAGATGAACTCTGGTCCAAGCATTGAACGGTCAGGATGAAAGTAGTAAGATAAATAAAATATCTGGTGCACTTTCCTACACATCTCCCAATAAACGCCAACTTGGTGATACAATAATATTTGTTTTTCTACTCAGAATTTTTCAGAGTTTTGTTTTTTTGGGGGTTTTTATTAGGGTTTTTACTTTTCAGAGAAGaccaaaaacaagaagaagaagaaccatggttgttgaatttcttgataaatagaagaagaaaaacaaaattcagGGTTCAATCAATGGGTGGGTTTGTTCTGATCTCTTTACTTCATTCAGTAATAGCAATAACAACAGGGGTTCTGATGATGTTTTACTCAAGAGAAATCTATGAATTTGGTCATGGAATTGAAACAGCTAATAAGTTACTAGGATCAAATCCACATGATCAGTTGCTTATACAGACATCAGATTCGTTTTCTGGGTTGTTATTATGTGTGATTGGGATTTTCTTGTTCATGGTTGCTTTTGTCAAGGATGTCAAGTTTCAGAGCTTCTTTGCTAAAGGTTGTGTGTTGATTCATGTGGTTACTGCTGTTTGGAGGGTTTATTTTGAGAGGAGGCTTGAAGATCTTGCTTGGGATTGGCCTAGACAGGTTGTTGGTGATATTGTTTTAGCTGCTTCTTGGGGCATTTTTCTTCTCTACTCTTGGAGAGAAAAATATGATTAGGGATTCAAGAATCGGTTGGTTTGAGCTTCAAATTGATGAATTAGACCAGCCATGGATGAAGATATCAGTGATTGAAGGTGAAGATTGGGGAATTTTGGTGACAGAATGCAGTTTGGGGGTTTGTGGGTAGTAAAATTTGGGGGTTTGGTTTCTTTTAATGGTTTTCTGTAAATTTGCTCTTCCAATTTCATATAGTGAAAGTGAAAATAtatgatatttttcttttctgtGAATTGATTGATCATCTTGTGtgtatgtttttgatttttggcCAATTTTTTGTGCATATGTTGTTAAATTGTTGAATGGTTAAGCTTGGTATTGTAATCTGAGTGACATTCTTATGTGAATGAGGCTATCTAAAGCTGTACCTATTCTGCTGGTGCTGTGGCCTTACTGTAGAGCTGTTTGGTTTGGAACTTTGGAGTAAACTGCAGCATAGCATAGGGGGATTGACTGATGGCATAGCTAAAAATTGGATAGAAAGGAGAAAAGCCCCATAGGATCCTAGAATGGAATCTGTTATGTGCAATGAAAGCACTCCAAGTAGGAGTCCCAAACCAACATCAACTCTAGGATATGCAAGTTAAGAGTCTTAAGCAACCATAGGCTCTAGCTATACTCTATTGCACTTAATGGAGTGATTCGCCAACTCTTGCAGAGTGAGTGGTACTAGTAATATTGGTAGATGAACAAAGAAACATTGAAGGGCAAAGGATTTTCATGTGCAGAGTGAGGTCACTAGAAGAAAGCAGGTTGCTGGGTGTAATACAAGCTCTCAAATGGCACCAACAGATGAAAGAAAGGACCTGCAGAGTGGAATTGGAAGGAAAGAAGAGTCTACAAAAGCATCAAACAACACAATCTTTGATGAACAAGTTTTTTATGTGTTCCCCAAGGCATGGCTGGTTTCCAAAGCTTAACATTGTAGCAAATTTCAATTTCTACACTGCCAAACAGGGCAGTAACTATGCTCTTAATCTAGAATGCAATGTTTCTGCAAGATGTCTTGGTAGTCACATACCATATATCTGATTGCTTAAGTTTCTAATCTAATCTTCGttatgagaaaaagaaaagagctgTTCAATTTACCAACACCCATGCTTTTGGCTTGATTATTAGATTGGAAAAACATCCTGCCGACACCATCACACTCTCTGCTTAATTTCCTTCGGGT
The nucleotide sequence above comes from Papaver somniferum cultivar HN1 chromosome 8, ASM357369v1, whole genome shotgun sequence. Encoded proteins:
- the LOC113302710 gene encoding uncharacterized protein LOC113302710 — protein: MGGFVLISLLHSVIAITTGVLMMFYSREIYEFGHGIETANKLLGSNPHDQLLIQTSDSFSGLLLCVIGIFLFMVAFVKDVKFQSFFAKGCVLIHVVTAVWRVYFERRLEDLAWDWPRQVVGDIVLAASWGIFLLYSWREKYD